From the genome of Falco biarmicus isolate bFalBia1 chromosome 2, bFalBia1.pri, whole genome shotgun sequence:
CAAAACTGCTGAGAGGCTTCTGCTGCACAGGGGCAGGGCATTGCCCTTTCCCTTGCCCTGTGATACCACCAGAAATACCAATgctcctccaggctggagagctgttAGCTCCTTAAGTACATGTGATTGTCTGCAGACAAAGACACACTTCATTCCTGGCCACAGAGAAGAGCTGGTCCAAAAAGACCACCAAAGTCTATGGGGATTTTCTTTTAGTAGTGAGCTGTAAATAAGACGCTAAGCAGTCTTTCCTATACAAACTACATCCTAAAAGTGTCATTTATTAGCAAATAATAATCTCACTTGAAATCAGTAGGATTATTCAAGTGTACCAAAACAGGGCAATTTGAGAAGAATTAAGCCTAATTAAAGTATAAACCAGTGAAGGTAATTTACAAATAACCAGGGCTGAAGGGGATGTGCTATTCTGGTGGGCAACATTTGCTTTATGGTCTTGTTATACTCTGAGGCAAGAGATGGATTCTTTTCTGAGGAAGAGCTTTaaacaagggaaagaaacaacagTTTAAGTGGGAATGAAGGACTGGGAAAAGGAGACAGTAGGACTGTATATATATGGCACCTAGAACGTATTTTTCTGTGTCCCATTGTCTTTCATGGGCCTGTCTCATCTGGGAGGCTACATTTTCCATGATCCACTGCTTACCCTATGTGAGAAAGGGAAGGCTGTTGCATGGCAGAAGACATAGTTCAGCCACTGAACTTGGCCAGCCATAAGAAAGAAAGGGACCACTGGGGATACAAATATAGCTCACACTTGGGATCCTCATTTCCAGAAGTGCCCATCCCTCTGAAAAACATGGCCAACAGAAGGTACGTCAAAATAAGTGTGAAAAGCATGAATTATCTTTTGAAATTCTAGGCCTTATTATcagaaattttggaaaaaaatgctgaaaaacatgttttcctgaCATTAGGCAAATTCATAACAGTCACGCACACTGTTATATTCAGAAGGTGAAATACATCCGAGTCATGTAAGTAAGTTTCAGAATAACACAATGTTCACCAGATGTCTTCAGGCTCTACTGGGATTTTATTAGGTTCCCTGGAACAAGGAGAGAAGCTTTCCAGGAAATTGAACTAGCAGGTCTTAGCACCAAGCTTCACATCTCTCCAAGCTGATGCACAGTTGCCAGCTTCTGTCCTGCTTCCTCATACATTGAGGAAGTGATGGCAATGAGCTCCTTTTCCAACATTTCCATTTGAGCCGTAATGTCTGATACAGTGTTTTTCACAGCATTCAGCTGCAGCTTCAATTTATTGTAATCTTCTTGGAAGGATCTGTTCACATCATAGAGAATGTGACAGCCTTGTTTCTCCCCAAGGAGATGGTTTGCTTGCAGGAAGATGTGGAGGTATTCATAGAAGTCCTGGAGAGCCCGGATGATTTCGTACTCACCCTGCATGCTTGGGGCAGACTTGACCTTGTTCTGGGTTGAGGTGGTGCTCTTGATTTTAGCTTCATGTTTctgctggagggctgggccAGGGTTACCTTCTTCCACAGCTGTGATGGCATCAGGGTCCTTCTGAAGATCTGAGCTGGTATCTTTGCTCTCTTCATGGACTGTGATGGCTTTTTGGTCTTTCCAGATGATGGGGACTGTTCTGTTATCCTGCTGGAAATCCTCTAAGactctctgcttttgctgaactGCCTGGAGACTTTTGTTGCCTGGGCTGACCTGAAAGCCTGTGTTCCTCTTTTGGAAGAATGGGAcaagcttcttttccttctggagGCTTTGCTGAATGGCATCAGTGTAAATAACCTGGACAGTTTTGTTCTGTGTCTGGAGACGTTGCAGAgacttgttttcttcccagagCATTCTGTTTTCCATCCAAAGGGCTTGGTTTTCCTCCCAGAGTGCTTTGTTCTCCTCCAAGATGCTCCACTCATTCTGTACCTTCTTGCTAAAGAGCTTCCGGTGGTAAGCAAATGGTGGTTGGCAGTACATGTCATTCACCCATTTACCATCAACAAAGACAAACGTCTCATCCCTCAGTTTTATCCCTGAGGTGATGTATTCTATCTCAGGCTCTGTACCCTGCATGCTTTCGTTCGCCAGATCGAAAGCAGACATGGCCTTTCTTTAGTAAATTGAGGAGGAGTGTGTGAAAAGACTTCTTCCAGGACTTCTGCAAGAGGCTACTGACC
Proteins encoded in this window:
- the CBY2 gene encoding protein chibby homolog 2, encoding MSAFDLANESMQGTEPEIEYITSGIKLRDETFVFVDGKWVNDMYCQPPFAYHRKLFSKKVQNEWSILEENKALWEENQALWMENRMLWEENKSLQRLQTQNKTVQVIYTDAIQQSLQKEKKLVPFFQKRNTGFQVSPGNKSLQAVQQKQRVLEDFQQDNRTVPIIWKDQKAITVHEESKDTSSDLQKDPDAITAVEEGNPGPALQQKHEAKIKSTTSTQNKVKSAPSMQGEYEIIRALQDFYEYLHIFLQANHLLGEKQGCHILYDVNRSFQEDYNKLKLQLNAVKNTVSDITAQMEMLEKELIAITSSMYEEAGQKLATVHQLGEM